Proteins found in one Campylobacter concisus genomic segment:
- a CDS encoding GNAT family N-acetyltransferase: protein MIQNAQKQDAKSCIKLLNLAMEDIAYKLSGYDDPIKSDEILEIFFKSETNRLSYKNVFVYKHNDEIIAAMCAYFGGDVAMLDREISQHLMALGKDAQVEKECFDDEFYIDSIAVDKNFRGQGLAKELIRHSFVKAKELGHKKVSLIVDTNKPKVRKFYESLGFKFNVKKIVNLHEYDHMIKEII, encoded by the coding sequence ATGATACAAAATGCTCAAAAACAAGATGCAAAAAGCTGTATAAAGCTACTAAATCTAGCAATGGAAGATATCGCCTACAAGCTAAGTGGCTACGATGATCCTATTAAAAGTGATGAAATTTTAGAAATTTTTTTCAAAAGTGAGACAAATAGACTAAGCTATAAAAATGTCTTTGTTTATAAACATAACGACGAAATTATCGCTGCCATGTGTGCTTACTTTGGTGGCGATGTAGCAATGCTTGATAGAGAAATTTCGCAACATTTAATGGCTCTTGGTAAAGATGCTCAAGTAGAAAAAGAGTGTTTTGATGACGAGTTTTATATAGATAGTATCGCTGTTGATAAAAATTTTAGAGGCCAAGGGCTTGCAAAAGAGCTCATAAGGCATTCATTTGTCAAGGCAAAAGAGCTAGGGCATAAAAAGGTTTCATTAATAGTAGATACAAATAAGCCAAAAGTTCGTAAATTTTACGAGAGTTTGGGCTTTAAATTTAATGTCAAGAAAATTGTAAATTTACATGAATATGACCACATGATAAAGGAGATAATATGA
- a CDS encoding heavy-metal-associated domain-containing protein → MKTFEANNIHCQNCANTIKNALEDDFGKIEVDLSKEPRQVSLDIKDSEVEKFKSEMADLGFDIIKEL, encoded by the coding sequence ATGAAAACATTTGAAGCAAACAATATCCACTGCCAAAATTGTGCGAACACTATAAAAAACGCACTTGAAGATGATTTTGGCAAGATAGAAGTTGATCTTAGCAAAGAGCCAAGACAAGTTAGTCTTGATATAAAAGATAGTGAAGTTGAGAAATTTAAGTCTGAAATGGCTGATTTGGGATTTGACATAATAAAAGAGCTCTGA
- a CDS encoding heavy metal translocating P-type ATPase, with product MSLKVKLNIAGMSCVNCSNAIEKVSKKIDGVLEANVNFANASGEFILKDASVREILEQKIKKLGYFVATDIDEFEAKRKAHIRNIRNKFIFAFIASIVIMALEMFAPHSMLVNLVMLALAFLVLIFSGKGFFTHAYEAVKNRNYDMNVLVALGSGSAFLYSLFVVIFSNFIPDDLKNVYVSGVAMIIAFVLLGKYLEERSKAKAGDYLKRLLKISPKTAFLLMPDGRSKEVPVNELKIGDIVVVKNGYNVPCDGVIVQGGAEIDASMLTGESLPVYKEVGDNVFAGTLNTNGYISVKMTKSSFESLLSQILSLLNDASTKKMPIGRLADKIANIFVPSVVAISVLTFLAWIIFDGNFAYAISCAICVLIISCPCALGLATPIAIVSSLARGAKAGILVKNPEVLELIKDAKFVAFDKTGTLSKGQISVKSSNLSEQDLALIASAENLSEHLISKAIVRYAKQKCINLQKLNGKFQNIVGQGIIYEDENNQIIIGNEKLLLANEVSLNLDESKAIKEATNDGSGVILCAINKKFVGFLTLSDELKDEASDVINELTSLNLQSVILSGDDEKVVASIAKKLNVSKYHANMLPEDKFNEIKELANHGGVIFVGDGVNDSPSLKGASVGIAMNSGSDIAKGAGDIVLVKNDLRGVTGLVRLANATMANIKENLFWAFMYNAICIPVAAGVLYPVFGLLLSPVYGSMAMCLSSVTVVLNALRLRYLRLKD from the coding sequence ATGTCTTTAAAAGTCAAACTGAATATAGCGGGAATGAGCTGCGTAAACTGCTCAAATGCTATCGAAAAGGTTTCAAAAAAGATAGATGGAGTACTTGAAGCAAATGTAAATTTTGCAAACGCAAGCGGCGAGTTTATCCTAAAAGATGCTAGTGTGCGTGAAATTTTAGAGCAAAAGATAAAGAAGCTTGGCTACTTTGTAGCAACTGATATTGATGAGTTTGAAGCAAAAAGAAAAGCTCACATTAGAAATATTAGAAATAAATTTATATTTGCATTTATTGCAAGTATCGTAATAATGGCACTTGAGATGTTCGCGCCTCACAGCATGCTAGTAAATTTAGTTATGCTAGCTTTGGCATTTTTAGTTCTTATTTTTAGCGGCAAAGGCTTTTTTACTCACGCCTACGAAGCGGTAAAAAATAGAAATTACGATATGAATGTGCTTGTCGCTCTTGGAAGTGGCAGTGCATTTTTATACTCGCTTTTTGTGGTGATCTTTTCAAATTTCATCCCAGATGATCTAAAAAATGTCTATGTCTCAGGCGTAGCGATGATAATAGCTTTTGTGCTTCTTGGCAAGTATCTTGAAGAGCGTTCAAAGGCAAAAGCAGGGGATTATCTAAAGAGACTACTTAAAATTTCTCCAAAAACCGCATTTTTGCTTATGCCAGATGGGAGAAGCAAAGAAGTACCAGTAAATGAGCTAAAAATAGGTGATATCGTCGTTGTAAAGAATGGCTACAATGTTCCATGTGACGGTGTGATAGTGCAAGGTGGAGCTGAAATCGATGCTTCGATGCTAACGGGCGAGAGCCTGCCGGTTTATAAAGAGGTGGGCGACAATGTATTTGCAGGCACATTAAATACAAATGGCTACATAAGCGTCAAGATGACAAAAAGCTCGTTTGAAAGCTTGTTGTCTCAAATTTTAAGCTTACTAAATGATGCTAGTACAAAAAAAATGCCAATAGGCAGGCTTGCTGATAAGATAGCAAATATCTTTGTGCCAAGCGTGGTGGCAATATCAGTGCTCACGTTTTTAGCTTGGATCATTTTTGATGGAAATTTTGCTTATGCGATCTCTTGTGCGATCTGCGTTTTAATAATCTCATGCCCATGCGCTCTTGGACTTGCTACGCCAATAGCAATAGTAAGCTCGCTTGCACGTGGTGCAAAAGCTGGAATTTTAGTAAAAAACCCAGAAGTTTTAGAGCTAATAAAAGATGCTAAATTTGTAGCATTTGACAAAACTGGTACGCTTAGCAAAGGGCAAATCAGCGTCAAAAGCTCAAATTTAAGTGAGCAAGATTTAGCACTTATCGCTTCTGCTGAAAATTTAAGCGAGCATCTCATCTCAAAAGCTATCGTTAGATATGCAAAGCAAAAATGCATAAATTTACAAAAGTTAAATGGTAAATTTCAAAATATCGTTGGGCAAGGCATCATTTATGAAGATGAGAATAATCAGATAATAATAGGCAACGAAAAGCTGCTTTTGGCAAATGAAGTTAGTTTAAATCTGGATGAAAGTAAAGCTATAAAAGAGGCTACAAACGATGGAAGTGGCGTCATACTTTGTGCTATAAATAAAAAATTTGTTGGTTTTTTAACGCTTAGTGATGAGCTAAAAGACGAAGCGAGCGATGTTATAAATGAGCTTACAAGTCTAAATTTACAAAGTGTGATCCTCTCAGGCGATGACGAGAAAGTAGTTGCAAGTATCGCCAAGAAGCTAAATGTAAGCAAATATCACGCAAATATGTTGCCTGAAGATAAATTTAATGAGATAAAAGAGCTTGCAAATCACGGTGGCGTTATCTTTGTTGGAGATGGCGTAAATGATTCACCATCGCTTAAAGGGGCAAGTGTTGGTATCGCTATGAACTCGGGCTCAGATATAGCAAAAGGTGCTGGAGATATCGTGCTTGTTAAAAATGATTTGCGTGGCGTGACCGGGCTAGTTAGACTGGCAAATGCTACTATGGCAAACATAAAAGAAAATTTATTTTGGGCGTTTATGTATAACGCTATTTGTATCCCAGTGGCTGCTGGCGTGCTTTACCCAGTCTTTGGACTACTTTTAAGCCCGGTTTATGGCTCAATGGCAATGTGTCTTAGCTCTGTTACTGTCGTTTTAAACGCACTTAGACTTAGATATCTACGACTTAAGGATTAA
- a CDS encoding oxidoreductase → MRLGELYSVVAAALATNFSGILDVSSFMRIKKTNAWITQTNSEANKKGNELYAKFIKDESSAVLCDDFVILKSKFEASYYFSSAKDDLAQFYKAINFQPKIGEVDSISNQLILIANILKSEASKESMKLLAAFSVSFFLPYAKQLSKDIQKDATSNFYKSMGYFLEDFCLVLETIIGKA, encoded by the coding sequence TTGAGACTTGGAGAACTTTATAGTGTTGTGGCGGCTGCGCTTGCTACAAATTTTAGTGGCATTTTAGATGTTTCATCTTTTATGCGTATCAAAAAGACAAATGCGTGGATAACGCAGACAAATAGCGAAGCAAATAAAAAAGGCAATGAGCTTTATGCCAAATTTATCAAAGATGAAAGTAGTGCTGTTTTATGTGACGATTTTGTCATTTTAAAGTCAAAATTTGAGGCGAGCTACTATTTTTCATCTGCAAAAGATGATTTAGCCCAATTTTATAAGGCTATAAATTTTCAGCCAAAAATTGGCGAGGTTGATAGCATCTCAAATCAGCTAATTTTAATAGCAAATATTTTAAAAAGCGAAGCATCTAAAGAGTCTATGAAGCTTCTTGCAGCTTTTAGTGTCTCATTTTTCTTGCCTTATGCTAAACAGCTCTCAAAAGATATCCAAAAAGACGCGACTAGCAATTTTTATAAATCAATGGGATATTTTTTAGAGGATTTTTGCTTGGTTTTAGAAACTATTATTGGTAAGGCTTAG
- the argH gene encoding argininosuccinate lyase: MKEEKNAHKKMWEGRFSEASSKLLEEFNASINFDKNLFEEDIAGSKAHAKMLGICGILKKDESEAIIKGLDEVLSEIRAGKFEFKLEDEDIHMAVEKRLSQIIGAELGGRLHTARSRNDQVALDFKFYVLKKNLEISSCIKELIATLTNLAKNHKDTLMPGYTHLQHAQPVSLSYHLLAYAFMFKRDFERFVSSYERNNLSPLGSAALAGTPHKIDRTIVASELGFAGCTQNAMDSVSDRDFALEILFNISVFMMHASRLCEELILWSSQEFGFVSISDAYSTGSSIMPQKKNPDVAELIRGKTGRVNGNLVALLTTMKGLPLAYNKDMQEDKEGVFDSVSTILSSAIILNEMIKTAKFNEKNMLKATKTGHLSATDLADYLVREKNIPFRTAHFIVGKAVAKAESLGLDLSELNEEQLKSVDENLDANAIKFLDLHASKEARTSKGGTANKSVDEQIEILDYWLKKKEL; the protein is encoded by the coding sequence ATGAAAGAAGAGAAAAACGCACACAAAAAGATGTGGGAGGGTAGATTTAGCGAGGCTAGCTCGAAGCTACTTGAGGAATTTAATGCCTCTATAAATTTTGATAAAAATCTTTTTGAAGAGGATATTGCTGGAAGTAAGGCTCACGCAAAGATGCTTGGAATTTGTGGAATTTTGAAAAAAGATGAGTCAGAAGCGATCATAAAGGGGCTTGATGAGGTTTTATCTGAGATAAGAGCAGGTAAATTTGAGTTTAAGTTAGAAGATGAAGATATACATATGGCAGTTGAGAAGCGCCTTAGCCAGATCATCGGAGCTGAGCTTGGTGGTAGATTGCACACAGCTAGAAGCAGAAACGACCAAGTCGCGCTTGATTTTAAATTTTATGTTTTGAAGAAAAATTTAGAAATTTCTTCATGTATAAAAGAGCTCATCGCCACGCTTACAAATTTGGCAAAAAACCATAAAGATACACTAATGCCAGGCTACACACATCTTCAACACGCTCAGCCAGTAAGCCTTAGCTATCACTTGCTAGCATATGCATTTATGTTTAAAAGAGATTTTGAGCGTTTTGTTAGCTCATATGAGCGAAATAATCTAAGTCCGCTTGGCTCAGCAGCCCTTGCAGGCACACCTCATAAGATAGATAGAACTATCGTTGCAAGCGAGCTTGGCTTTGCAGGCTGCACGCAAAATGCGATGGATAGCGTGAGCGACCGTGACTTTGCGCTGGAAATTTTATTTAACATTAGCGTTTTTATGATGCACGCTTCTAGGCTTTGCGAGGAGCTTATACTTTGGAGCTCACAAGAATTTGGCTTTGTAAGCATCAGTGACGCTTATAGCACGGGCAGCTCCATAATGCCTCAAAAGAAAAATCCAGACGTTGCTGAGCTCATACGCGGTAAAACTGGGCGTGTAAATGGAAATTTGGTAGCGTTACTAACCACGATGAAAGGCCTGCCACTTGCTTACAATAAAGATATGCAAGAAGATAAAGAGGGCGTGTTTGACAGCGTATCTACTATTTTAAGCTCAGCTATCATCCTAAATGAGATGATAAAAACAGCTAAATTTAACGAAAAAAACATGCTAAAAGCGACAAAAACTGGGCATCTAAGTGCGACTGATTTGGCGGATTATCTAGTGCGTGAGAAAAATATCCCATTTAGGACAGCTCACTTTATAGTTGGTAAAGCTGTTGCAAAGGCTGAAAGCTTGGGGCTTGATTTGAGTGAATTAAACGAAGAGCAGCTAAAAAGTGTGGATGAAAATTTAGATGCAAATGCTATTAAATTTTTAGATCTTCACGCTTCAAAAGAGGCTCGCACTTCAAAAGGCGGCACGGCAAATAAAAGCGTTGATGAGCAGATAGAAATTTTAGATTACTGGCTTAAGAAAAAAGAGTTATAA
- a CDS encoding CZB domain-containing protein, translating to MKLNGYRGVLLNEFNKIQDVHECRFGKWYEKDVKNTLVKDAKILSSIAAHHENVHHGLEKAMVIFADKDKGNLPGVEILKDVENSSKVGFEELLEAIKSARK from the coding sequence ATGAAGCTAAATGGATATAGAGGTGTGCTTTTAAATGAGTTTAATAAGATTCAAGATGTTCATGAGTGTAGATTTGGCAAATGGTATGAAAAAGATGTGAAAAATACTCTTGTAAAAGATGCCAAAATTCTCTCAAGTATCGCAGCTCATCATGAAAATGTTCATCATGGACTAGAAAAAGCGATGGTTATTTTTGCTGATAAAGACAAAGGAAATCTACCTGGCGTTGAAATATTAAAAGATGTCGAAAACTCAAGTAAAGTAGGTTTTGAAGAGTTGCTTGAAGCTATTAAGTCTGCAAGAAAATAA
- a CDS encoding histidine triad nucleotide-binding protein, translating into MTIFEKIVAGEIPCNKVLESEKFLAFNDINPKAPIHILIIPKKHYKNFQEMDPILMGEMTKFIQEVATLMGVDKSGYRLITNCGENGGQEVMHLHFHLLGGAKLGWSEGVADPQSTF; encoded by the coding sequence ATGACCATATTTGAAAAGATCGTAGCTGGCGAAATCCCTTGTAACAAAGTGCTTGAAAGCGAGAAATTTCTAGCTTTTAACGATATAAATCCAAAAGCACCTATCCATATCCTAATCATCCCAAAAAAACACTATAAAAATTTCCAAGAGATGGATCCGATTTTAATGGGAGAGATGACAAAATTTATCCAAGAAGTAGCGACCTTAATGGGCGTTGATAAGAGCGGATACCGCCTCATAACAAACTGCGGTGAAAACGGCGGTCAAGAAGTTATGCATCTACACTTTCACCTACTTGGCGGAGCGAAGCTTGGCTGGAGCGAAGGCGTAGCTGATCCACAAAGCACATTTTAA
- the pheS gene encoding phenylalanine--tRNA ligase subunit alpha, with translation MQDFVNKIKNEISTLDDLEKVRVEIFGKKGILAQGFAKLKELGEDEKKEFAANLNKQRDELGALIEAKKAELSEQEIDNKMKKEAADITLFNEPIASGALHPVMATMDKIIEYFLALNFSLETGPLIEDDFHNFEALNLPKYHPARDMQDTFYLDDFRLLRTHTSPVQVRTMLSQKPPIRMIAPGTVFRRDMDLTHTPMFHQVEGLVVEDAEKVSFANLKSMLEGFLKHMFGDVEVRFRPSFFPFTEPSAEVDISCIFCHGKGCRVCKQTTWLEVLGCGVVDPNVFKAVGYKNVSGYAFGLGVERFAMLLHRVPDLRSLFEGDLRLLEQFK, from the coding sequence TTGCAAGATTTCGTTAATAAAATCAAAAATGAAATTTCAACGCTTGACGATCTTGAGAAGGTTAGGGTAGAAATTTTTGGCAAAAAGGGCATCTTGGCGCAAGGTTTTGCAAAGCTAAAAGAGCTAGGCGAAGATGAGAAAAAGGAATTTGCAGCAAATTTAAATAAGCAAAGAGATGAGCTTGGCGCGCTAATAGAAGCTAAAAAAGCTGAGCTTAGCGAGCAAGAGATAGATAACAAAATGAAAAAAGAAGCCGCTGATATCACGCTATTTAATGAGCCTATTGCTAGCGGGGCACTTCATCCTGTGATGGCTACGATGGATAAGATAATTGAATACTTTTTGGCTCTAAATTTCTCGCTCGAGACCGGACCACTAATAGAAGATGATTTTCACAACTTTGAAGCGCTAAATTTACCAAAATACCACCCAGCAAGGGATATGCAAGATACATTTTACCTAGATGATTTTAGACTTTTAAGGACGCATACGAGCCCAGTTCAGGTGCGAACTATGCTAAGCCAAAAGCCGCCTATCCGCATGATAGCGCCAGGCACCGTCTTTAGACGTGATATGGATTTAACGCATACACCGATGTTTCACCAGGTCGAGGGTCTTGTAGTAGAGGATGCCGAAAAAGTTAGCTTTGCAAATTTAAAATCAATGCTTGAGGGCTTTTTAAAGCACATGTTTGGCGACGTTGAAGTGCGTTTTCGCCCTAGCTTCTTTCCATTTACGGAGCCTAGCGCAGAGGTTGATATTAGTTGTATATTCTGCCATGGCAAGGGCTGCAGGGTGTGCAAGCAGACTACTTGGCTTGAGGTACTTGGATGTGGTGTCGTTGATCCAAATGTATTTAAGGCGGTTGGCTATAAAAATGTAAGTGGATACGCCTTTGGCCTTGGCGTTGAGAGATTTGCGATGTTGCTTCATAGAGTGCCTGATCTAAGGTCGCTTTTTGAGGGAGATTTAAGATTGTTGGAGCAGTTTAAATGA
- the pheT gene encoding phenylalanine--tRNA ligase subunit beta, giving the protein MIISKHWLNEWIDLSDVSGETLSKTLNSIGLEVDSYKEINLPKSIVVGYIKSREKHPDADKLSICQVDVGGETLQIVCGAKNVEAGQFVPVALIGTTMPNGLEIKKAKLRGIESSGMICSSSELGLPKVNDGILPLDESIGKLKLGTSLSEFEVFKDTIIEVDVTANRGDCQNLHGIAREICAALDLNMKDSHEDDESENLLGIGRIASVRAEDKVNGSFLYKAFELKEGLYENLITRMRLALIECQKTNLVERLLEYATFCTGVLFRAYDHAKLVSEGEKAVFDIKNSENGECVVYCGDKNLGIAGIYQSDVARVDEKSKVILVEASYVKPDVVSKAIFENKNLPKGDQIYRSSRGSEPNLAYGADYLFKRLANFKDTLNLFAGSQQSLLNTEPITLSISLFELKNMIGQDIARNDVVKILKKLGFEIAVNVEQESFNVKVPLFRHDIVNSHDVCEEIVRIVGIDNIASKPLNFSEKNRLNKTYFDYKNALNLRRRAADNGFFESVHYVFDSEDELNELNFKPCKVKILNPINNELNTLRPTLVNHLLSSSEKNIKNSKRSVRLFELGEIFDENASQGLNLGFVVSGLLKEPTLINGAKGEEANFYAFASMVQNVIGKFELKPCQGISYLSPYEQAHIYQNGENIGYIGRVDARVEAKRDLPRTYVCEIDFAKLKFEPILAVPYSKFQSTTRDLSLIVPENFEAGQIYECIRGLNLKELKEFLPVDIYKDAKLNGSISLSLKFTFQDMEKTLEDDDINALMDKILSELKEKLNIGIR; this is encoded by the coding sequence ATGATAATTTCAAAGCATTGGTTAAACGAGTGGATCGACCTTAGCGACGTTAGTGGCGAGACACTTTCAAAGACATTAAATTCTATCGGGCTAGAGGTTGATAGCTATAAAGAGATAAATTTACCAAAGAGTATTGTGGTTGGCTACATAAAAAGTAGAGAAAAGCACCCAGATGCTGATAAACTAAGCATTTGTCAAGTGGATGTTGGTGGAGAGACGCTTCAGATCGTGTGTGGGGCTAAAAACGTTGAAGCTGGCCAGTTTGTGCCAGTTGCACTTATTGGCACGACTATGCCAAATGGTCTTGAGATAAAAAAAGCAAAACTAAGAGGTATCGAGTCAAGTGGCATGATCTGCTCTTCAAGTGAGCTGGGACTTCCAAAGGTGAATGATGGAATTTTACCACTTGATGAGAGCATCGGCAAGCTAAAACTTGGTACAAGCCTTAGTGAATTTGAGGTATTTAAAGATACGATAATCGAAGTTGATGTCACAGCAAACAGAGGCGATTGCCAAAATTTACATGGCATTGCAAGAGAAATTTGTGCAGCGCTTGATCTAAATATGAAAGATAGCCACGAAGACGATGAGAGCGAAAATTTACTAGGTATTGGCAGAATAGCTTCTGTGCGAGCAGAGGATAAAGTAAATGGGTCATTTTTATATAAGGCTTTTGAGCTAAAAGAGGGACTATATGAAAATCTAATAACTCGCATGCGTCTAGCATTAATAGAGTGCCAAAAGACAAATTTAGTTGAGAGACTGCTTGAATACGCGACATTTTGCACGGGTGTTTTATTTAGGGCTTATGATCACGCTAAACTTGTAAGTGAAGGCGAAAAGGCTGTTTTTGATATAAAAAATAGCGAAAATGGCGAATGTGTCGTTTATTGCGGGGATAAAAATTTAGGCATTGCTGGAATTTACCAAAGTGACGTAGCAAGAGTAGATGAGAAGTCAAAAGTGATCTTAGTAGAAGCTAGCTACGTAAAGCCAGATGTAGTTTCAAAAGCTATTTTTGAAAATAAAAATTTACCAAAGGGTGATCAAATTTATCGCTCAAGTCGTGGTAGCGAGCCAAATTTAGCTTATGGAGCGGATTATTTATTTAAAAGACTTGCTAATTTTAAAGATACGCTAAATCTCTTTGCTGGCTCACAGCAGTCGCTTTTAAACACCGAGCCTATAACACTAAGCATCTCTCTTTTTGAGCTTAAAAATATGATCGGCCAAGATATTGCTAGAAATGACGTCGTTAAAATTTTAAAGAAACTTGGCTTTGAGATCGCAGTAAATGTTGAGCAGGAGAGCTTTAATGTAAAAGTGCCGTTATTTCGCCATGATATAGTAAATTCTCACGATGTTTGTGAGGAGATCGTAAGGATAGTAGGCATAGACAATATCGCCTCAAAACCACTAAATTTCTCTGAGAAAAATAGGCTAAATAAGACATATTTTGACTATAAAAATGCTTTAAATTTAAGGCGTAGAGCAGCTGATAATGGCTTTTTTGAAAGCGTGCACTATGTCTTTGATAGTGAGGACGAGCTTAACGAGCTAAATTTTAAACCATGCAAAGTCAAGATACTAAATCCTATAAACAACGAGTTAAATACACTTAGGCCGACACTTGTTAATCACCTTCTAAGCTCAAGCGAGAAAAATATCAAAAACTCAAAACGCTCAGTTAGACTTTTTGAGCTTGGAGAAATTTTTGATGAAAATGCAAGCCAGGGCTTAAATTTAGGCTTTGTTGTGTCTGGACTTTTAAAAGAACCGACTCTGATAAACGGCGCAAAGGGCGAGGAGGCAAATTTCTATGCATTCGCATCTATGGTGCAAAATGTCATAGGTAAATTTGAGCTAAAACCTTGCCAGGGCATCTCATATCTTAGTCCATACGAACAAGCACACATCTATCAAAATGGCGAAAATATTGGCTATATCGGTAGAGTTGACGCAAGAGTTGAGGCAAAGAGAGATCTGCCAAGAACTTACGTCTGCGAGATTGATTTTGCGAAGCTTAAATTTGAGCCAATTTTGGCAGTGCCTTATTCTAAATTTCAAAGCACTACAAGGGATCTTAGCCTCATCGTGCCTGAAAATTTTGAGGCTGGACAAATTTATGAGTGCATAAGAGGGCTAAACCTAAAAGAGCTAAAAGAATTTTTACCAGTTGATATTTATAAAGATGCGAAGCTAAATGGCTCGATCAGTCTTAGCCTCAAATTTACATTCCAAGATATGGAAAAAACACTCGAGGATGATGATATAAACGCACTTATGGATAAAATTTTAAGCGAGCTAAAAGAGAAACTAAATATCGGAATAAGATGA
- the aroA gene encoding 3-phosphoshikimate 1-carboxyvinyltransferase — protein MRIYPLEKSLNLTIDDIAADKSISHRCAIFSLLSDKPSRIRNYLRAGDTLNTLKIVKLLGAKVEDNGSEITITPPQKIKEPNEILECGNSGTAMRLFMGLLAAQDGFFVLSGDRYLNSRPMARIAKPLNDMGAKIDGANNANNAPLCIRGTKFERFDFEGKIASAQVKSALLLAALYSNGCKFSEPELSRDHTERMLAGMGADIKCGDLEITLEPMKAPLAPLDIDVPNDPSSAFFFAVAALIIPGSHIILKNILLNKTRIEAYKILEKMGAEIKFHKTLSKYEDIGDIEVKYSPNLKGIEVSENISWLIDEAPALAIAFACAKGQSKLTNAKELRVKESDRIAVTINALKQCGVDASELEDGFIINGSEAKFATIDSHGDHRIAMSFAILGLKCGMQIEKSEFIATSFPNFAEILKKMGARVEDRAC, from the coding sequence ATGAGAATTTATCCATTAGAAAAAAGTCTAAATTTAACTATTGACGACATCGCAGCGGATAAGTCCATCTCGCATAGATGCGCGATTTTTTCACTTTTAAGCGATAAACCATCTCGCATTAGAAACTATCTAAGAGCAGGCGATACGCTAAATACCTTAAAAATAGTCAAGCTTTTAGGCGCAAAAGTTGAGGACAATGGCTCTGAAATAACGATCACACCGCCGCAAAAGATAAAAGAGCCAAATGAAATTTTAGAGTGTGGCAACTCAGGTACTGCGATGAGGCTTTTTATGGGACTATTAGCCGCACAGGATGGCTTTTTTGTGCTAAGTGGCGATAGATATTTAAACTCACGTCCAATGGCTAGAATAGCAAAACCTCTAAACGATATGGGTGCAAAGATAGATGGCGCAAACAACGCAAACAACGCTCCGCTTTGCATAAGAGGGACCAAATTTGAAAGATTTGATTTTGAGGGCAAGATCGCCTCAGCTCAGGTAAAAAGTGCGCTTTTATTAGCGGCTCTTTACTCAAATGGCTGCAAATTTAGTGAACCAGAGCTAAGCAGAGACCACACTGAGCGAATGCTTGCTGGCATGGGAGCTGATATAAAATGTGGCGACCTAGAGATCACTTTAGAGCCGATGAAAGCCCCACTTGCACCACTTGATATAGATGTGCCAAATGATCCAAGTTCTGCATTTTTCTTTGCGGTCGCAGCACTTATCATTCCGGGCTCACACATTATTTTAAAAAATATCTTGCTAAATAAAACTCGTATCGAAGCTTATAAAATTCTAGAAAAAATGGGAGCTGAGATAAAATTTCACAAAACTTTAAGCAAATATGAAGATATCGGTGATATCGAGGTCAAGTACTCACCAAATTTAAAAGGTATAGAAGTTAGCGAAAATATCTCGTGGCTCATCGACGAAGCCCCAGCTTTAGCCATCGCATTCGCCTGCGCAAAGGGCCAAAGCAAGCTAACAAATGCAAAAGAGCTTCGCGTAAAAGAGAGCGATAGAATTGCTGTCACGATAAATGCGCTAAAGCAGTGCGGTGTCGATGCTAGCGAGCTTGAAGATGGCTTTATCATAAATGGCTCTGAGGCGAAATTTGCCACGATCGATAGCCACGGAGATCACAGGATCGCCATGAGCTTTGCCATACTTGGACTAAAATGTGGCATGCAGATAGAAAAGAGCGAATTTATCGCCACTTCGTTTCCAAATTTTGCTGAAATTTTAAAGAAAATGGGAGCTAGAGTTGAAGATCGAGCTTGCTAG